A single window of Vibrio sp. SCSIO 43137 DNA harbors:
- the neuC gene encoding UDP-N-acetylglucosamine 2-epimerase: MGKKVTVFTGTRAEYGLLYWLIKDIQDDPELDLQLLVSGTHLSPEFGETYKQIEQDGFVIDEKVEILLSSDSSTGTAKSMGLGVIGFADALARLQSDLLIILGDRFEALAVAQTAMIMRIPIFHLHGGEITEGAYDDAIRHAITKLSYWHGTSTEEYRKRVIQLGESPERVKNVGAIGLDHLKRAQFMSLEALSDSLSFSLEKPYFVVTYHPVTLGEEPPVESFQALLSALDEFSDHQVILTYPNADDGGRQIIPLLEKYAQDNPSRVLAIPSLGQVRYLSAVKYAAAVIGNSSSGIIEVPSFDVPTVNIGVRQKGRLAAKSVIDSEADFHSIKEAINCAVKGLYRRDKQPIFNPYGAGDTSSQVIDAMKSTVTGTCKSFYDLK; the protein is encoded by the coding sequence ATGGGAAAGAAAGTTACTGTTTTTACCGGTACCAGAGCAGAGTATGGTCTGCTCTATTGGTTGATCAAAGATATTCAGGATGATCCTGAACTTGATTTGCAGTTACTGGTGTCCGGAACCCACCTCTCACCGGAGTTTGGTGAAACTTATAAGCAGATAGAGCAGGACGGTTTTGTCATTGATGAGAAGGTAGAAATATTACTTTCTTCTGATAGCTCAACAGGCACAGCAAAAAGTATGGGGTTAGGGGTTATTGGTTTTGCTGATGCCTTAGCTCGCTTGCAATCTGACTTGCTTATTATTTTAGGTGATAGATTTGAAGCACTGGCTGTAGCTCAAACCGCAATGATTATGCGTATTCCGATATTTCATCTTCATGGCGGTGAGATAACCGAGGGTGCGTATGATGATGCTATACGGCACGCCATTACAAAACTGAGTTACTGGCATGGAACATCGACAGAAGAGTACCGAAAGCGGGTTATTCAGCTCGGAGAGTCTCCTGAAAGAGTAAAGAATGTTGGTGCTATTGGACTGGATCATTTGAAACGAGCACAGTTTATGTCTCTCGAAGCTCTTTCAGACTCTTTAAGTTTCTCTCTTGAAAAACCTTATTTTGTTGTTACTTATCATCCCGTCACTCTAGGCGAAGAGCCTCCTGTAGAAAGTTTTCAGGCTCTTTTATCCGCACTGGATGAGTTTTCTGATCATCAGGTAATTTTGACCTATCCAAATGCTGATGATGGTGGACGGCAGATTATTCCCCTGCTAGAGAAGTATGCTCAGGATAATCCTTCTCGTGTGCTTGCGATTCCTTCGTTAGGGCAGGTTAGATATCTGAGCGCAGTTAAATATGCTGCCGCAGTTATCGGTAATTCATCCAGTGGTATTATCGAGGTGCCTTCATTTGATGTTCCAACGGTTAACATTGGTGTGCGACAAAAAGGAAGGCTGGCTGCAAAGAGTGTTATTGATTCTGAAGCAGATTTTCATTCGATTAAAGAGGCGATTAACTGCGCCGTTAAGGGACTTTACCGAAGAGATAAACAACCTATTTTTAACCCGTATGGGGCTGGCGACACGAGTTCTCAGGTGATTGACGCGATGAAGTCAACGGTAACCGGAACCTGTAAGTCATTCTATGATTTAAAGTGA
- the neuB gene encoding N-acetylneuraminate synthase, giving the protein MTLIIAEAGVNHNGDEKLAFDLIDAAHQAGADIVKFQTFKAKNLVTEEAKQADYQVANTNKQESQLAMLQRLELSYDAHHKMIERCQSLGIEFLSTAFDFESLEFLVEELALKRLKLPSGELTNAPLVLEHAKTGCDLIVSTGMATLAEIEMALSIIAFGYLGSSEEPTTEAFQTAYASAEGQRLLKQKVTILHCTTEYPAPMEEINLRAMDTLGNAFELTAGYSDHSEGITIPIAAVARGAKLIEKHFTLDKNMEGPDHKASLEPHELSAMVSAIRQVEVALGSSVKTPTVSEIKNKLVARKSLVANKAIRAGEEFSEDNLTIKRPGSGMSPHLYWKLLGRTAKSDYQSGDLILE; this is encoded by the coding sequence ATGACTCTTATAATTGCGGAAGCGGGTGTAAACCATAATGGTGATGAAAAGCTCGCTTTTGACTTGATTGACGCGGCTCATCAGGCTGGAGCTGATATTGTTAAGTTTCAGACTTTTAAAGCAAAAAACTTAGTAACAGAGGAAGCCAAACAAGCTGACTATCAGGTCGCAAACACAAACAAGCAAGAATCGCAGTTAGCTATGTTACAGCGGCTTGAACTCTCATATGATGCTCACCATAAGATGATTGAACGATGTCAGTCCTTAGGGATAGAGTTTTTATCTACAGCATTTGACTTTGAAAGCCTTGAGTTTTTGGTTGAAGAGTTGGCTCTGAAGAGGCTTAAACTGCCTTCCGGAGAGCTGACTAATGCGCCGCTGGTTCTTGAGCATGCTAAAACAGGATGCGATTTAATTGTCTCTACGGGTATGGCTACTCTGGCAGAAATAGAAATGGCATTGTCTATTATTGCTTTTGGCTATTTAGGAAGTAGTGAAGAGCCTACAACGGAAGCTTTCCAAACTGCATATGCTTCAGCGGAAGGTCAGAGGCTTCTTAAACAAAAAGTTACTATCTTGCATTGTACTACTGAGTATCCTGCCCCTATGGAAGAGATTAACCTTCGGGCAATGGATACCCTTGGAAATGCATTTGAACTGACGGCGGGTTATTCAGATCATAGTGAAGGAATCACTATACCTATTGCAGCGGTTGCAAGAGGGGCTAAGCTGATCGAAAAACATTTCACACTTGATAAAAATATGGAAGGACCTGACCACAAAGCTTCTCTGGAACCCCATGAGCTTAGTGCTATGGTTAGTGCTATCAGGCAGGTGGAGGTGGCCCTGGGTTCTAGCGTAAAGACACCAACAGTGTCAGAAATTAAGAATAAACTGGTGGCACGTAAAAGCTTAGTTGCAAACAAGGCTATCAGGGCAGGCGAAGAGTTCAGTGAAGACAACTTAACGATAAAAAGACCTGGTAGCGGTATGTCTCCACATCTTTACTGGAAACTGTTGGGCAGAACGGCGAAAAGCGACTATCAGTCGGGAGATTTGATCCTTGAATAG
- a CDS encoding acetyltransferase, giving the protein MNSQMEKPLVIIGGGGHASVLVDVLLRQNRQILAIISPESVQERPVFSGIRHLKDDQDISEFASDEVLLVNGIGVLPGSGVRRKVSEHFLSLGYRFETVIADDAIVSPFALVHEGAQVFSGAVVQTGAVVGTNSIINTNAVIEHDSVVGEYSHIAPNATLCGQVCCQQDVFVGAGATVVQGLTLENQSIVGAGAALTQDLAAGKVCYSERSLIK; this is encoded by the coding sequence TTGAATAGTCAAATGGAAAAGCCTCTGGTTATTATCGGTGGCGGCGGCCATGCAAGTGTGTTGGTTGATGTTTTGCTTAGACAGAACCGTCAGATTTTAGCGATTATTAGTCCTGAATCTGTTCAGGAGCGCCCAGTGTTTTCTGGTATCAGGCATTTGAAAGATGATCAGGATATTTCAGAGTTTGCCTCTGATGAGGTTCTGTTGGTAAATGGTATCGGAGTGCTGCCCGGATCTGGTGTAAGAAGAAAGGTAAGTGAGCATTTCCTCAGCTTAGGTTACCGGTTTGAAACAGTGATAGCTGATGACGCAATAGTGTCGCCTTTTGCCTTAGTTCATGAGGGTGCACAGGTATTCTCAGGTGCAGTTGTTCAGACCGGAGCAGTGGTTGGCACCAACAGTATTATAAATACCAATGCAGTAATAGAACATGATTCTGTTGTTGGCGAGTACAGTCACATTGCACCAAATGCGACTTTATGTGGACAAGTATGCTGTCAACAAGACGTATTTGTAGGTGCCGGAGCGACGGTTGTTCAGGGTCTTACTCTGGAAAATCAGAGCATTGTGGGGGCCGGCGCTGCATTAACTCAAGATCTTGCTGCGGGCAAAGTCTGTTATTCAGAGCGTAGTTTAATTAAATAA